Proteins encoded in a region of the Sander lucioperca isolate FBNREF2018 chromosome 18, SLUC_FBN_1.2, whole genome shotgun sequence genome:
- the dmac2l gene encoding ATP synthase subunit s, mitochondrial isoform X1, which yields MRLLSKAVQSAVGQREWSRRHFWGWLNAVFNKVDYERIKAVGPDRAAAEWLLRCGAKVRFQGFDRWQHDYNGLPTGPLGRYKIQAIDATESCIMYRGFDHLDGLEHVEEIKFNKCIYIEDTCLERLSSVENLQECLNTMEVVSCGNVTDKGIIALHRLRNLENLFLSDLPGIKDKQMTVDRLQTALPRLVISLDLD from the exons ATGAGGCTTTTATCGAAGGCAGTGCAGTCTGCTGTGGGTCAGAGGGAGTGGAGCCGCAGACACTTCTGGGGCTGGCTCAATGCAGTCTTTAACAA GGTGGACTACGAAAGGATCAAAGCTGTTGGTCCAGACCGAGCTGCAGCAGAGTGGCTGCTGAGATGCGGTGCCAAAGTGAGGTTTCAAGGTTTCGATCGCTGGCAACACGACTACAATGGACTGCCAACTGGGCCTCTGGGCAGATACAAGATCCAGGCGATAGACGCTACTGAATCCTGCATCATGTACAGAGGCTTTGACCACCTGG ATGGGTTGGAACATGTGGAGGAAATCAAGTTTAACAAATGTATCTACATCGAGGACACCTGCCTGGAGAGGCTGAGCTCAGTAGAGAATCTGCAGGAGTGTTTGAACACCATGGAAGTGGTGTCGTGTGGGAATGTAACCGACAAAGGCATCATCGCCCTGCACAGACTAAG GAATCTGGAGAATCTGTTTCTCAGTGATCTTCCCGGAATCAAAGACAAACAAATGACAGTTGACAGACTACAGACGGCACTCCCACGTCTGGTCATATCACTGGACCTGGACTGA
- the cdkl1 gene encoding cyclin-dependent kinase-like 1, giving the protein MEKYEKIGKIGEGSYGVVFKCRNKDTGQVVAIKKFVESEDDPIIKKIALREIRMLKQLKHANLVNLMEVFRRKRKLHLVFEYCDHTVLNELDRHPRGVPENLVKSITWQTLQAVNFCHKQNCIHRDVKPENILITKHQVIKLCDFGFARILTGPCDYYTDYVATRWYRSPELLVGDTQYGPPVDVWAIGCVFAELLSGLPLWPGKSDMDQLYLIRKTLGDLIPRHQQVFSNNQFFCGVSIPEPQEMEPLEQKYPNLSHQALSLMKGCLRMDPSERLTCEQLLQHPYFDSLRGKSERSSREHDRSSNKRTRLPRKHLPPGYLPQLTSSGIFPALDNKKYYSNLRKFNYHLPNI; this is encoded by the exons ATGGAAAAGTACGAGAAGATAGGAAAGATTGGAGAGGGCTCCTACGGTGTTGTCTTCAAGTGCAGAAACAAAGACACAGGGCAGGTTGTCGCCATCAAGAAGTTTGTGGAGTCAGAGGACGATCCCATCATCAAAAAGATTGCACTGAGGGAGATCAGGATGCTCAAG CAACTGAAACACGCCAACCTGGTGAATCTGATGGAAGTGTTTCGGCGTAAACGGAAGCTTCACCTCGTGTTCGAGTACTGCGACCACACGGTCCTCAACGAGCTGGACCGTCATCCCAGAGG AGTTCCAGAGAACCTTGTGAAAAGTATAACCTGGCAGACACTTCAAGCTGTCAACTTCTGTCACAAACAAAAT TGCATTCACCGAGACGTCAAGCCGGAAAATATTCTCATCACCAAACACCAAGTCATCAAACTCTGTGACTTTGGGTTCGCAAGGATTCTCA CTGGTCCATGCGACTACTACACGGACTACGTGGCGACTCGTTGGTACCGCTCCCCTGAGCTGCTGGTGGGAGACACTCAGTACGGCCCCCCGGTGGATGTCTGGGCCATCGGTTGTGTGTTTGCCGAGCTGCTGTCGGGACTCCCTCTGTGGCCCGGGAAGTCTGACATGGACCAACTGTACCTGATCAGAAAGACTCTCG GAGACCTGATCCCTCGACACCAGCAGGTCTTCAGCAACAACCAGTTCTTCTGTGGAGTTTCCATCCCAGAGCCACAAGAGATG gaACCTTTGGAGCAGAAATATCCAAATCTCTCACATCAAGCTCTGAGTCTCATGAAG GGTTGCCTGAGGATGGACCCGTCCGAGCGGCTGACCTGTGAGCAGCTCCTCCAACATCCGTACTTCGACAGTCTGCGGGGAAAGAGCGAGAGAAGCTCTCGAGAGCATGACCGCTCCAGCAACAAGAGGACGCGTTTACCTCGCAAACACCTTCCTCCCGGG TATTTGCCACAGCTGACCAGCAGTGGCATCTTCCCAGCTTTGGACAATAAAAAGTACTACAGCAACCTGCGCAAGTTCAACTATCACCTACCGAACATCTGA
- the dmac2l gene encoding ATP synthase subunit s, mitochondrial isoform X2 yields MQSLTSETTLLHGVDYERIKAVGPDRAAAEWLLRCGAKVRFQGFDRWQHDYNGLPTGPLGRYKIQAIDATESCIMYRGFDHLDGLEHVEEIKFNKCIYIEDTCLERLSSVENLQECLNTMEVVSCGNVTDKGIIALHRLRNLENLFLSDLPGIKDKQMTVDRLQTALPRLVISLDLD; encoded by the exons ATGCAGTCTTTAACAAGTGAGACTACACTGTTACACGG GGTGGACTACGAAAGGATCAAAGCTGTTGGTCCAGACCGAGCTGCAGCAGAGTGGCTGCTGAGATGCGGTGCCAAAGTGAGGTTTCAAGGTTTCGATCGCTGGCAACACGACTACAATGGACTGCCAACTGGGCCTCTGGGCAGATACAAGATCCAGGCGATAGACGCTACTGAATCCTGCATCATGTACAGAGGCTTTGACCACCTGG ATGGGTTGGAACATGTGGAGGAAATCAAGTTTAACAAATGTATCTACATCGAGGACACCTGCCTGGAGAGGCTGAGCTCAGTAGAGAATCTGCAGGAGTGTTTGAACACCATGGAAGTGGTGTCGTGTGGGAATGTAACCGACAAAGGCATCATCGCCCTGCACAGACTAAG GAATCTGGAGAATCTGTTTCTCAGTGATCTTCCCGGAATCAAAGACAAACAAATGACAGTTGACAGACTACAGACGGCACTCCCACGTCTGGTCATATCACTGGACCTGGACTGA